CAGGCAAAACGACCACGTTCAATCTCATTACGGGGGTCTTACCTGCTACGGCCGGTGAAGTAACATTCTGTGGGCAAAAGATCCTGGGCTTGCCGGCACATAAGGTGACGGAGTTGGGGATCGCTCGGACATATCAGTTGATCCGCGTGTTTAAGAACATGAGCGTGTTGGAGAACGTTCAAGTCGGCACGCATTGCCGAACCCACAATGGGGTCTGGGATGCGATCCTGCGGGGCCCGAAGGCAAGGCGCGAGGAGAAATGGAGCCGTGACCGTGCCCTAGAGTTGCTGCGTTTTGTGGGTATAGACGAACATCGAGATAAGTTGGCGGGCACCCTGACCTTCGGCCATCAGAGACGCTTGGAGATTGCCCGGGCGTTAGCCACTGAGCCGAAACTGTTGCTGCTCGATGAGCCTACCGCGGGCATGAACCCCTCGGAGAAAGACGCGATGATCTCCCTGATCTACACGATCCGGGACCAAGGCATTACCGTCATGCTGGTAGAGCATGACATGAACGTGGTGATGGGCATCTCTGACTGGATAGCGGTTCTGGACCATGGGGTTAAGATCGCGGAGGGCACCCCAGCAGAAGTGCAGCGCGATGAAAGAGTCATAGAAGCATACTTAGGAAGGTGGGCGCATGAGCTTGCTGCAAGTTGAAGATCTGGTAACGAAATACGGTGAGATCCCCGCCCTGAGGGGGGTTTCCTTCGAGGTGAAAGAAGGCGAGATCGTGGCCCTGATTGGTGCGAACGGGGCGGGGAAATCCACCACCCTGATGACCATCTCTGGGGCATTGAAGCCATCCAGCGGGAGGATCATCTTTGATGGGAAAGAGATCCAAGGAATGCCCTCGCATGAGATCGTAAATCTGGGGATTATGCAGTGCCCGGAAGGAAGGAGATTGTTCACCACCATGTCTGTGGAGGAAAACCTCCTCTTGGGCTACTACAGTCGTCGTAACGAGGGCAATCCCACCGAAGCAATGCGCAGGGTCTTCAAATTATTCCCTGTCTTGGAGGAACGTCTTCACCAATCCAGTGGCACCCTGAGCGGAGGGGAACGACAGATGCTGGCCATAGGTCGGGCGCTAATGGCCAAGCCCCGACTCCTGATGCTAGATGAGCCTTCTCTAGGGTTGGCGCCCAAATTGGTAGAAGCGGTTCTGGATACCGTCAAACAAATTCGTGACGAGGGCGTCACGATCCTGCTGGTGGAGCAGAATGCCCGTGCAGCCCTGTCTATGGCCGATCGGGCCTACACCCTGGAAGTCGGGCAGATCACATTAGAAGGAACAGGACAGGAACTCCTCCGAGATGAAAGGGTGCTGAAGGCATACCTCGGCGGAAAATAGCCCTGTGCACCCATTGAGAGAGTTGAGGATACACGCGGCATTTAACGTGGGTCTGAGGAGTTGGTCCTTGTGTCCTATGTGACAGAGAGGTCAAAAGAACTCTTCGCGCGAAGCCTGCGGGTGTTGATTGAGGGTGTTAGTTCTCCTTCCCGGGGGCCGGCCAATTATGGCGAATACCCCCCTCTTTATTGAGCATGGCGAGGGCTCCTACATCTACGACGTGGATGGCAATCGCTATGTGGACTGGATGATGTCCTACGGTCTGGAGCCACTGGGCCATGCTCACCCCCTCATCGTCGAAGCGGTGAACGAAGCCGTCCGCACCGGGCCGCATTTTGCGGCTGCCACGGAGATAGAAGTAGAGGTGGCCGAGTTGCTCCAGCAAATGGTGCCCAGCGCAGAGCGCGTGCGCTTTGCCAACACGGGCACCGAGGCGACCATGGCAGCCATCCGGCTGGCGAGAGGTTACACGGGCAAACCCAAGTTCCTCAAATTCGAGGGACATTATCTCGGCTGGTATGACGACTTTCTGGTCAGCGTCCATCCCACAGAGCCTGTCAGGCTGGGCTACCGTAACGACCCGATCAAACTTATCGAGAGTTCGGGATTGAACCGGCATGCTTTAGACGACACCATTGTGGTCCCCTGGAATGATCTGCAGGCTGTCGAGCGGGCCATTGATACCTATCGCGGGCAGATCGCGGCGGTCATCACGGAGCCGGTGATGGCCAACATGGGCATCATTCCCCCAGAGCCTGGCTATCTGCAGGGGCTACGCGATCTGACCCGTGCCCACAACATTTTGCTCATCTTCGACGAAGTCACAACCAACCTGCATGTCGCGCCAGGCACCTGTCAGGCGTATTATGGTGTTGAGCCTGATATTTCCACGTTGGGTAAGGCGCTGGGGAATGGATTGCCGTTGGCCGCCATTGTCGGTCGGGCTGATATTATGGAGGCGTTCGCCTGGGGCGGAGTACTGCATTATGGGGCGCAGAACGCCTCGCGCATAGGGCTATATGCCACACGGACAGGCCTGCGGGAACTAAGCCGCAACGACGGCGCGGCTTTACGTCACGCGGAGCGCATCGCACGCAAACTGTCTGATGGACTGCGCGATCTGTTCAAAG
This portion of the Chloroflexota bacterium genome encodes:
- a CDS encoding ABC transporter ATP-binding protein; this encodes MALAVDDLSTSKRPSETGNESGNFLVVRDLSKDFGALRAVNRVSFEIHHGQIFSLIGPNGAGKTTTFNLITGVLPATAGEVTFCGQKILGLPAHKVTELGIARTYQLIRVFKNMSVLENVQVGTHCRTHNGVWDAILRGPKARREEKWSRDRALELLRFVGIDEHRDKLAGTLTFGHQRRLEIARALATEPKLLLLDEPTAGMNPSEKDAMISLIYTIRDQGITVMLVEHDMNVVMGISDWIAVLDHGVKIAEGTPAEVQRDERVIEAYLGRWAHELAAS
- a CDS encoding ABC transporter ATP-binding protein; translated protein: MSLLQVEDLVTKYGEIPALRGVSFEVKEGEIVALIGANGAGKSTTLMTISGALKPSSGRIIFDGKEIQGMPSHEIVNLGIMQCPEGRRLFTTMSVEENLLLGYYSRRNEGNPTEAMRRVFKLFPVLEERLHQSSGTLSGGERQMLAIGRALMAKPRLLMLDEPSLGLAPKLVEAVLDTVKQIRDEGVTILLVEQNARAALSMADRAYTLEVGQITLEGTGQELLRDERVLKAYLGGK
- a CDS encoding aspartate aminotransferase family protein, whose protein sequence is MANTPLFIEHGEGSYIYDVDGNRYVDWMMSYGLEPLGHAHPLIVEAVNEAVRTGPHFAAATEIEVEVAELLQQMVPSAERVRFANTGTEATMAAIRLARGYTGKPKFLKFEGHYLGWYDDFLVSVHPTEPVRLGYRNDPIKLIESSGLNRHALDDTIVVPWNDLQAVERAIDTYRGQIAAVITEPVMANMGIIPPEPGYLQGLRDLTRAHNILLIFDEVTTNLHVAPGTCQAYYGVEPDISTLGKALGNGLPLAAIVGRADIMEAFAWGGVLHYGAQNASRIGLYATRTGLRELSRNDGAALRHAERIARKLSDGLRDLFKARGTRAIVQNVGAMLQIFFTERPVIRDYREFCTHVDQSKFKEFARALFRYGVYMSPSPVLHSIATAAHTDEDVHFTLEAARKALDDIER